The Brassica napus cultivar Da-Ae chromosome C1, Da-Ae, whole genome shotgun sequence DNA segment TGGGCAACCTCATCTAGCTACATCTTACAGTAGAACCGATCCAGGTAGAAGATACTATACATGTGATAATGTTGATGATGGCGAGTGCCATGTATGGAAATGGTGGGATGAGGCGGTtatggaggagatgagagccAGGGATATACACACACTTCAATTGGCTGAAAAGGTAGATTATCTAAACATTTTGAGTGACTATGAGACACACCTTAGCCATGTTAAGGATCTCTATAATGTTGCTGAGCAGAAGTTGGTTAGGCTATAGAAGATAGTGTTAGTGTTGGTTACTGTCTTACTGTCTTACTATCTGTACTTGTTACTGTCTTAGTTTGAATGAACTCTCTGTATGTTGCTGAGCAGAAGCTTGAATgaactctctgtattttttttttatattgctcTAATGACATTACTGATCAAGCTGAGCTGATCAAGGCTGTTGTAATGATTTCTCTGTCTCGTTTTCGTTAATGTTGTTGTAATGATGTTAATGATCATGTATAATGTGTAATGTTGTGACTTTGCTACATCTTCTCGCATGAGTTTGACAATGAAAAATTGTATACAAATGCTAGTGtcaataaaattgtataaaaaagCTCGTGAACTAACATTGCAAACAAATGCTCGTGAGTCAATAAAATACAAATGTACTGACAACAAAGAAAGCTAGCGTCACAAGATGtactcacctgtttttgatgacattattaacGGTAATGCGCCACAAGTAAACTTATATGTCAACGGAACGGAGTACCATTTGGGTTATTATCTCACagatggtatttatccaaaatgggcGACTTTTGTTCAATCTATCAGACTGCCCCAAggtgaaaaaaaatcattatttgctAAAAACCAAGAAGTTGTTCGAAAAGATGTTGAACGTGCCTTTAAAGTCCTTCAAGTTAGATTTGCCGTTGTCAAAAATCCATCTAAGTTATGGGATAAAGACAAAATAGcaaatattatgagagcatgtatcatactccataatatgattgtcgaagatGAACGATCATCATTCACTCAGTTTGACGTTTTGGAATttcaagaaggagaagatgtgGATGATACATTTTCCGTCGATATGCCTACAAATCTCGGCAATACAATTGATCGTCGAGCGACCGTTCGGAATAGACAAGCCCATGCACAActaaaaaatgatttgattgaaaatatatggactaaatttggacatcttccaaataacatataatttgtAACTTTCTCTGTATTGAATAAAATGTGTGTTTGCTTTTATTTAtcaagtttgtaatttttttccaattttgtttttgttgcaactttgaaatttaattatgttttcaattttaatgttatatgttttatttaaaacttatcttttatatatcattactcataaaaaatacaaaaaaataaacaattattttaCTGAGAGATAACAAAAGTCCTACCAATAATCTATACTTTAGGGATTGTCTATTAAGCTTTGTCTcttaacataaaaacataataaaataagcTAAGGACTAATAAAAAAGTACTACCAATAATGTTGCCCTAAGTAACGAACTCAGTGATGGGAATTAAGTAACGAACTCTTGACATAACTAAGATTATtaccgttaaaaaaaaaagattattacaGTAACTATTTGTAAATAGCTTGGCCACAAAAGGTGGAGTGTGAAATCACTCTTTAAAATGGGCTTAAGACCAGCGTTGACGTCAGCAGACCCATTAAGCCATATTGTAATTATGTTACGTAGAGATCTGATGGATGATTTATGTTTTACCTTTAAGTATATTTTGCACCCATTTTTGAACATCTACCAGTTTCGGACATGAACACCACTGCGAAGTTTCGAAGCtagtaaaaaaattgttaggCTTGTGGcttgtaaacatttttttcttagtttataAATGAATgccaagttacaaaaaaaaaaaaaaattgttaggcAGACATTAATTGAAACCCATTTAATCTAGTAAATGGTGTAAATGCAGACAAATATGAGATGTCAAGAGAAGTGACACGTAGACAAGTCGTTACATTGTGAGGTCAGCGTCCCTTGTCGAGCTGGACGCACATCCCATCCACATGTCTCCCTCACCGAGCGAGTTTCGTAATCCAATAATATACTCGCGCGCGTAAGAAATAAGTATCAAGCATTCGCATTAACAGCACCTCGCACGAAACATAAAACTCGTTTTATTTTCCCTCCTCTATTCACGCACGGCTTAGTTAATTTGCTCACACGTATAGTAGAAAAAAAGATCGTACCTTTCTCTCTGTTCCTTCATCTTCTTGAGGTTGCTTCACGTGACAAAAGTTTGCACATTGCGGTTTAGTTCCTCCGTCTCGGTTCATTCGATGTCATCGTAGTGATGAATTCAACGCCGAATGTTCCTCCACCCGAGGTAAGATTAGGACTATATCTTCCATCTCTCGAGATTTATATTTTGTAGGTTGCGTGATGGAGTCGTCTTTGTTCTTATCTTAACCAAAAGAATGGTCGGTTAACACAGTTTTGTCTTGTCTTGCTATATTAAGGACAGATTTTcgaattgtttctttttttttttcttagccaCAAAGATCAATCCTTTCAATTACTCCAGCGAAGCTTACGATGATCCGTTTCCAGGGAGATTCGAAAAAGAGGATTCTATCGTGATCAAGTGTTTTCAGGGAGATGTCTGGGTTCGTGGGTGTTGTGGTTTCGGATCCATGGTTACAGAGCCAGTTCACACAAGTCGAACTTCGAACTCTTAACTCCAaggtttcttctctctctctttcattgtTCCTCTTTTTACCTTTACATGGATGAAACTAATCAATCTTGATTTCTTGTGTAGTTTGTATCGTTGAAGAACTCAAGTGGAAACATCGCAATAGAAGACCTCCCTCCTCTATTGTCAAAGTTCAAGGGCATTAGTACAACATTCAAGGAAAACGAGATCAGAGAGATACTCCAAGAACAAGCTTCTGATACAAGCAGTGATGTGGACTTTGAAGAGTTTCTCAAGGTACTGTGGTGTTTCTTGTTGGTGAACCACTATGAATGTGATATTGATTGATCCTATGATGTGCAGATATATCTCAACTTACAAGGCAAAGCAGCTGAGAAATCTGGCGGACACTCATCCTCCTTTCTCAAAGCTAGCACCACGACGCTTCTCCACACTATAAACCAGTCGGAGAAGGGCTCTTTCGTTCAGCACATCAACAGATACCTTGGGGATGATCCCTTCCTCAAGCAGTTCCTTCCTCTTGATCCTGATTCTAATCAGTTGTATGAACTTGTGAAAGACGGTGTACTTATATGGTAAGCTAGCTGCACGTTTCACATGTTTAGAGTTATTCATCTCGAGCATCTGTGGTTTTCTACCTCTGACTTGTTTCTCTCCTAGTGCAGTAAGCTCATAAATGTAGCAGTACCAGGGACGATAGACGAACGAGCCATCAACACGAAGAGGGTACTTAATCCTTGGGAGAGGAATGAGAATCACACGCTCTGTCTCAACTCTGCCAAAGCTGTTGGATGCACTGTTGTTAATATTGGGACACAGGACCTGGCTGAAGGACGGGTATGTTTTGTCTCCTCAGTGACCTATTAGCTAAGAAGTGTTCTGACCATGGAGGTTGTATGATGTTTTGCAGCCTCACCTAGTGCTAGGATTGATTTCACAACTCATAAAGGTATACACTCATCCACCTATATTACTTTTGCTTCTAAAACATTCAAACTTAACTAGATCACAGTTGCATTAGTTTGTACAAAGGCCTTTTTTGATtcgaataaatttaatattctttaaaaatatatatatatatatatatatgttacttttGCTTTCTGTTCTCAGTTATTTAACTCAACAATGTTGGTAAGTGCAGATTCAACTGCTGGCTGATCTCAACATAAAGAAGACGCCTCAGCTTGTTGAGTTGCTTGAGGACAGCGATGTAAATTGAGCTACCAATCACATTATCTCACCCCACGTCTTGTAAGTTATAAGTGTGTAACAAGTTTCTTATCTGTTGCAGGATGTTGAGGAGTTGCTGAGATTGCCCCCAGAGAAAATCTTACTGAAATGGATGAACTTCCATCTTAAGAAAGGGGGTTACAAGAAAACCGTCTCAAACTTTTCTTCTGATCTAAAGGTATTACAGTAATACTATTACTATTTGGCTTCTCAAAGTATAACTTGAAAAGGcaacctctctctcttttgcttATCCAAACTCTTTACATTCAAGATTGTACTTATGTGCTACTGTTCCTTAAGTTTTTGGATGAGAGAAATAATATGAATTATAAAAGTCACAATATAAACATAAACTCTTTTTCACTTAAGGGTTTGGTACTTCCATGGATGCAATTTGTTGAATCATAAAAAGCAATTTTATGAATGAAATTTGTTGAACctcatcaagttttttttttcctatagtAAAGCGTATTTCTGGTTAATCTTCAGGATGCACAAGCCTATGCTTACCTACTCAATGTTCTCGCACCTGAACACTGTGACCCGGCTACATTAGATGCAAAGGATCCACTTGAAAGGGCTGAACTAGTTCTCTGTCACGCAGAGAGAATGAACTGCAAACGATACTTGACTGCTGAAGAGATTGTTGAAGGATCTCCAACTTTGAATCTTGCATTTGTGGCACAAATATTCCATGAAAGGTTTGTATTTCTGATAAGACTTTCATACTCCTGTTTAATTAAGATGGTGACAATTAGCTGAAAGAACCGTCTATTTTTGTAAGTTATTCTTTACAAACAAACTTGTGAATGTCAGCGGGAAAATGAACAAAAAGAAGCTTTTCATACAATGCTATTATCAGTGATTCAAAAGCTTGTTACCTGAAACCCCTTTTTACTTGGAGATTTTACCACTTTTGAGTTTAATTGTTTCATTCTCTATGCACTTGGTTTTACTTTAACCGCCTGTACCTGTTGCAGGAATGGTCTAAGTACGGATGGTAAGTATTCATTTGCGGAGATGATGACCGAAGACGTACAGACTTGTAGAGATGAACGATGCTACCGGCTATGGATCAACAGCCTGGGGATTGAAAGTTATGTCAACAATGTGTTTGAAGATGTTAGAAATGGGTAAAGCTTTTATGTTTTCCTTTCTATATATAAAGCAACCAGTCTGTAGATGtttctaattttctattttctattttctaatTTGCTGCAGATGGATACTTCTGGAAGTTCTTGACAAGGTCTCTCCTGGATCAGTCAACTGGAAACATGCTTCCAAACCTCCCATCAAGATGCCATTTAGAAAAGTAGAGAACTGCAATCAAGTGGTAAAGATTGGGAAAGAGCTGAGCTTCTCGCTCGTTAATGTAGCTGGAAACGACATAGTCCAAGGGAATAAGAAACTCATTCTTGGTATTCATCATTACCCTAGAGACCCCatgtttctgtttctgtttcttttcttAGCTTGATGCAATAAAGATTATGTTTGTCTGTCTTTCAGGTCTATTATGGCAGTTGATGAGATTCCATATGCTACAGCTTCTCAAGAGTCTCAGGTCGAGGACACGAGGCAAAGATATGACTGATGCAGATATCCTCAGCTGGGCTAACCGGAAAGTAAGAACCATGGGGAGAAAATCTCAGATAGAGAGCTTCAAGGTAACCTTTCTTTAATATCAACTTCAAAAACACTTAATCTTAGTAACTATTGAATCAAATTAAAATTCTTCAGGACAAGAGTTTATCGAACGGGTTATTCTTCCTAGACCTTCTATGGGCAATTGAGCCAAGAGTTGTTAACTGGAATCTTGTCACCAAGGGTGGAACAGGTTCACTCCTAGCTAGATTCTATCTACTTACTCTGTTTAACCAGAATCAAAGCTTATTTGGTTATCTTGATTGTTGAAACGTGCAGATGAGGAGAAGAGGTTGAATGCTACGTACATAGTCAGCGTTGCAAGAAAGCTCGGATGTTCTGTTTTCTTGTTGCCTGAAGATATCGTTGAGGTAAATTATAACGTGTTCTCTGGTACTTGGTTAGAAGAGTTAATGATGGAGATGGTGTTTGGGATGATGTTGTGACAGGTGAATCAGAAGATGATCCTAATCTTAACGGCGAGTATAATGTACTGGAGTCTTCAGAAACGCTCAGCGGAGAGTTCGGATTCGTCGTCCAGTCagagcaccaccacaacgtgcACCACCACCAGCACAGACGCGTCTCCTGCTCCGTCTGTCACGGGAGAGGACGAAGTTTCCTCGTTGAGCGGCGAAGTCTCGAGCTTGGCTGTTGATGACAACGAGAACGAGGCTGACGCGGTTTCAGACATCACCACTGTCTCAGAAGAGACACCCAACgaatagatagagagagagtgtgtgagAGACAACAATATCTCTTGCGAGAGCAAATTAGCCTTTGTAATAACATCACCCTACTCTGTAATCTGTATGTGTTTTGTATCTTTGTTGTCTTTACAAATAAATGAGAAATGATGTCTATAAGGTTAGGTTCCGGCTACAAATAAATGAGAAATGATGTCTATAAGAAATGATGTCTATAATGATGTCAAAGTGTAATCTGTATGTGTTTTGTATCTTTGTATGTGTTTTGTATCTTTGTTGTCTTTACAAATAAATGAGAAATGATGTCTATAATGATGtcaagtgttacaaaaaaaaaaaaaaggttaggtTCCGGCTACGTGAGTATGTGGCATGAGGAGCCGCTTGACGCTGCGTCCGCGTCAACGTAAAGAACATGGCTGTAAAGGTTCTGACCAACGAAGCAACCAAAAGGTTCAAAATATGGTTAAGAGCGGTTGTATACAATTACATCATTTTGGGTAATTATACGGTTTAACATAACCCTGGTTTACTATGTGAACGCATCTCAATTAGGGCGGTAGGTTACAAAAATACGCGCCGCTCGATACGACGTCGTGGGGAGTTAAAACTGCCAAAACTAAACCCTCTTGACGAAATAGAGTCTCTCTATGCCTTAGGCTCTCCAGCCTCCTCGGCATAGGAAGCGTGACATAtataagaagaaagaaaacttacagAGAGACAAAGGTTAGGCTTCATCCAGAATTTCAACGCTCCTTAAATAAGgttgattattttgtttgatttgatttgattcagcAGCAAAAATCTTTTCATTGTAACACAAGTTAGGGTTTCAGGTACGAGTTTGTGGGATTTTCTCTATTTCAATTGCACACTATTATTCTTGTTCTTATCAAGATTGTAGTAAAGTATGTGTATCCCCTAAGATTGGGTTGATATGTTTTTTCAATGGAGGGGACACGTAAGTTGAATAAGACGTAACTAGGTACTCTTACAGAACTATTTTTTGTGCTTCCTTGATGCGTACGTTTGCGTAAAGCATTGTGATACATGAGCACATAGACAAGAAGTATGATGATGTCTTCTTTCTATTTCTTGATTTCCTGATTTTTTCTAggattttcctttttccttatcgCCTTTTCCTAGAGAGTTCTTACTTAGAAATAAGGTTTAGATCTCTGTCAATAAATTTTTACTCTGTTTCAGTTTTGATTATTAGATCTCATAGAATACTtgttaacatatatattctCATCAGGTATGCGCTCTGAGGCTATTTCAAAACTAGTGATGCAtaacgatgatgatgataataagCCTTTAGTGTTCAAGAAAAGTGTTGTTATACCCTCAACTGTTAAGGATGGAGACTCTGAGGATGATACCATAATCTCCTCGCGGAAATCCACTGCGCCAGAACAAAAGATCAATAGCGATGATGAgtcagatgatgatgaagctccAATATCGTCAAGTTTACAAAAGAAGAAGCATGTCAACGAAATTTCAGGTAGTGATGGAAATAAACTTCTGGTTAAGAAGTTTCAGAATGGTTCCAAGCTTGAAAGTAAAGGGACAAAGGTGTCTGGCAAGAGACTTCTTGAGAAGGACAGTTCTACACATCAATCATCCATGAAAAAGCACAAGGCATCATCTTCATCTGCAAAACAAGATTCTGCGAAAACCGAAAATTTAGATAGAAAGAGAAAGGCTGTGGTATCACCTAATGaaactgatgatgatgatgttccaATTGCCAAGAGAATCAAGTCAGATTCCTCTAACAGTAAAACACCATCTGCAAAGCTTAAAGTAACAAAACAGAGTTCTACTTCATCATCTAAGAAGCCGGAAGTGACAAGAGGAGCTTCTCCCCCGCCCAAGAAAAGGAGCAAAAGATCCAAGAAAGACTCTGATTATGCAAAGTCTTCAAAATCTTCACCTTCTGGAGATGGGAAAAAGAAATGGACTACCTTGGTGCACAACGGTGTCACCTTTCCACCACCTTATGAACCTCATGGTACCAAGATCTTATACAAGGGAAAGCCAGTCAACTTATCTCCTGAGCAAGAAGAGGTCATCCCTCTCTCCCTTTCCCTCAGagtcatatacatatatattcttaaagATCAGCTTCATTAATCCTTCTGCTGAAAATTTGTTACCTTTTTAGGTTGCAACGATGTTTGCTGTGATGAGGGATACAGACTATTACAACATACCACTATTTAGGAAGAATTTCTGGAATGACTGAGAAAACTACTTGGAAAGAAACATGTGATACAGACGCTAGATGATTGTGACTTTACCCCAATATATGAGTGGCATTTGGAAAAGAAGCAGGTAACAAGACAAAGagactttctaatttttttttagtttatacgACTGCAATGATGTTAATTACAgctatattttatttcatttgatAATGTGcagaagaataaagagaaaaaagggaaaaaacaGGAGCAGGAAGAGAAGTATATGTGGGCTATTATAGACGGTGTCAAAGAGAAAGTAAGTTCATGTAAATTCTCTCCATCTTTTGGGTTAAGGCTTACTTATTGTGACGGTTGTCTCTCTCTTTCAGATTGGGAACTATAAGGTTGAACCTCCTGGGTTATTCAGAGGCCGGGGAGAACATCCTAAGGTTCTTTTCTTCATGAATCTTTCATAAATAACATGCGTTTTTGGGTTTAGGTGGGCCTTTCATAAACCAGTTTATGACCTGATTTTTTGCAGATGGGAAAGTTTAAGAGGCGTATACATCCACATGATATCACTCTAAACATAGGGAAAGATGCTCCTATCCCTGAATGCCCCATACCTGGTGAAAGGTGGTATTCTAACTTTAGTCTCTGGAAATGATGTACTCTGTGTGTAATAACAATGTGACTTGGTTTTTCGCAGATGGAAAGAAATAAGGCATGATAACACAGTCTCATGGCTAGCAATGTGGAATGATCCTGTTATCTTAAAAAAAGACAAGTATGTTGGTCTGTCAGCTAGCAGTTCTCAGAAAGGACAAAGCGACAAGGATAAGTACGAGAATGCCAGGAAGCTTAAGGTATATATGTAGTCCAGATTTATTCTACAGAGACATAACCTATTCTTagctacttaaatttttttgttcagGACCACATAGAAAGTATAAGAGAAGCTTACACCAAGAACTTTACTTCTAAAGATGTTTTAAAGCGTCAGATAGCTGTGGCTACCTATCTCATTGATAAATTGGCACTTAGAGCTGGTACTGATAAGGTAATATACGTTAATGATATGCAAGTAATGACTAACTAGTATGCAGAACAATTCtcattatttgaaaaaaaaaacaattctcaTTGTTTTTTCACTTGTTCTGGACAGGATGATGATGAGGCAGACACTGTTGGTTGCTGTACGCTAAAAGTAGACCATGTGGAGTGCATTCATCCAAATCAGTTAAAGGTAGTAACTGGATCTTGAAAGCATTGACTCTAACTTCATGTGGCTTGATCTTGAcagactttttttttctttctaatgtGTGTTTAGTTTGACTTCCTTGGTAAAGATTCAATAAGATATGAGAATACTGTTGAAGTTGAGCCTCCTGTTTACAAAGCCATTGGACAGTTCAAAGCTGGTGAGTTATACATGGATTTGAGTTTGTGTTAAAACATTTAAATCGTTTCACAtgagttttataaataaattggtTTAACTTTTCTATAATCATCCATCCAGGTAAATCCGATTCAGACGATCTTTTTGATGAGATAGACGCAAACAAACTGAACGCTCATCTTAAGGAGCTTATGCCTGGACTCACAGCTAAAGTATTCCGTACATACAATGCATCCATCACCCTGGATAAAACGGTATGATTGAAACCTTGTTCCTCTCAGTTTTGTTGCTGTTTAACTTCCAAAAAGTCTGAATCTGATTGTTCTATACCTATATATGTTTGGATGCTGTGACAGTTGCGTCGAGAAACCAAAGATGGTGTTGATATAAACcagaaaaaaatagtttatgatCAAGCCAACAAGGAGGTGAGATTGCCCAAGTTATAGTGGTTTTCTTTAGTtcattgaaagaaaaagaatgatGAGTATATCTTTTTTAATTCTTGCAGGTGGCCATAATCTGTAATCATCAGCGTGCTGTTACAAAGTCTCACGGTGCACAAGTCAAGAAACTGAAAGATAAGATAGATGAACTCAAGGTAAAAATCTCCTACATAAGATTTGAATAACCAAGAATATGATACTTGAGGAAGTTGTCTTAATCTTTATAATTTGCATTGTGTTTTTTATATTGTCACAGGAGGGTCTTAAACAACTTAAAACCAATCTCAAGAGGGCTAAAAAGGGAGAAGCTCCACTAGAGGGTTCAGATGGAAAGAAAACGAGAAACATAACTCCAGAAGCGTAAATATAACAAAACCTTCCTATCAGTTACACAAGAGACTTTTAAAACTAGATTAGCTCTTT contains these protein-coding regions:
- the LOC106428310 gene encoding LOW QUALITY PROTEIN: DNA topoisomerase 1 alpha (The sequence of the model RefSeq protein was modified relative to this genomic sequence to represent the inferred CDS: inserted 1 base in 1 codon; substituted 3 bases at 3 genomic stop codons), with amino-acid sequence MRSEAISKLVMHNDDDDNKPLVFKKSVVIPSTVKDGDSEDDTIISSRKSTAPEQKINSDDESDDDEAPISSSLQKKKHVNEISGSDGNKLLVKKFQNGSKLESKGTKVSGKRLLEKDSSTHQSSMKKHKASSSSAKQDSAKTENLDRKRKAVVSPNETDDDDVPIAKRIKSDSSNSKTPSAKLKVTKQSSTSSSKKPEVTRGASPPPKKRSKRSKKDSDYAKSSKSSPSGDGKKKWTTLVHNGVTFPPPYEPHGTKILYKGKPVNLSPEQEEVATMFAVMRDTDYYNIPLFRKNFWNDXRKLLGKKHVIQTLDDCDFTPIYEWHLEKKQVTRQRDFLIFFXFIRLQXCXLQLYFISFDNVQKNKEKKGKKQEQEEKYMWAIIDGVKEKIGNYKVEPPGLFRGRGEHPKMGKFKRRIHPHDITLNIGKDAPIPECPIPGERWKEIRHDNTVSWLAMWNDPVILKKDKYVGLSASSSQKGQSDKDKYENARKLKDHIESIREAYTKNFTSKDVLKRQIAVATYLIDKLALRAGTDKDDDEADTVGCCTLKVDHVECIHPNQLKFDFLGKDSIRYENTVEVEPPVYKAIGQFKAGKSDSDDLFDEIDANKLNAHLKELMPGLTAKVFRTYNASITLDKTLRRETKDGVDINQKKIVYDQANKEVAIICNHQRAVTKSHGAQVKKLKDKIDELKEGLKQLKTNLKRAKKGEAPLEGSDGKKTRNITPEAWEKKIAQQKMKAEKMEHDMQTKEDLKTVALGTSKINYMDPRITVAWCKRNEVPIEKMFTKTLQEKFTWAMDVEPDFRF
- the LOC106428311 gene encoding fimbrin-1 isoform X1 — translated: MSGFVGVVVSDPWLQSQFTQVELRTLNSKFVSLKNSSGNIAIEDLPPLLSKFKGISTTFKENEIREILQEQASDTSSDVDFEEFLKIYLNLQGKAAEKSGGHSSSFLKASTTTLLHTINQSEKGSFVQHINRYLGDDPFLKQFLPLDPDSNQLYELVKDGVLICKLINVAVPGTIDERAINTKRVLNPWERNENHTLCLNSAKAVGCTVVNIGTQDLAEGRPHLVLGLISQLIKIQLLADLNIKKTPQLVELLEDSDDVEELLRLPPEKILLKWMNFHLKKGGYKKTVSNFSSDLKDAQAYAYLLNVLAPEHCDPATLDAKDPLERAELVLCHAERMNCKRYLTAEEIVEGSPTLNLAFVAQIFHERNGLSTDGKYSFAEMMTEDVQTCRDERCYRLWINSLGIESYVNNVFEDVRNGWILLEVLDKVSPGSVNWKHASKPPIKMPFRKVENCNQVVKIGKELSFSLVNVAGNDIVQGNKKLILGLLWQLMRFHMLQLLKSLRSRTRGKDMTDADILSWANRKVRTMGRKSQIESFKDKSLSNGLFFLDLLWAIEPRVVNWNLVTKGGTDEEKRLNATYIVSVARKLGCSVFLLPEDIVEVNQKMILILTASIMYWSLQKRSAESSDSSSSQSTTTTCTTTSTDASPAPSVTGEDEVSSLSGEVSSLAVDDNENEADAVSDITTVSEETPNE
- the LOC106428311 gene encoding fimbrin-1 isoform X2 produces the protein MCSKLINVAVPGTIDERAINTKRVLNPWERNENHTLCLNSAKAVGCTVVNIGTQDLAEGRPHLVLGLISQLIKIQLLADLNIKKTPQLVELLEDSDDVEELLRLPPEKILLKWMNFHLKKGGYKKTVSNFSSDLKDAQAYAYLLNVLAPEHCDPATLDAKDPLERAELVLCHAERMNCKRYLTAEEIVEGSPTLNLAFVAQIFHERNGLSTDGKYSFAEMMTEDVQTCRDERCYRLWINSLGIESYVNNVFEDVRNGWILLEVLDKVSPGSVNWKHASKPPIKMPFRKVENCNQVVKIGKELSFSLVNVAGNDIVQGNKKLILGLLWQLMRFHMLQLLKSLRSRTRGKDMTDADILSWANRKVRTMGRKSQIESFKDKSLSNGLFFLDLLWAIEPRVVNWNLVTKGGTDEEKRLNATYIVSVARKLGCSVFLLPEDIVEVNQKMILILTASIMYWSLQKRSAESSDSSSSQSTTTTCTTTSTDASPAPSVTGEDEVSSLSGEVSSLAVDDNENEADAVSDITTVSEETPNE